ATTAGGTTTTCTTGGTTTAGGAGCGCAAGCACCTAGTCCTGAATGGGGAGCCATGTTAGGTGATTCAATTGAATTAATTTATACCGCACCATGGACAGTGACGTTACCCGGTATTGTGATTACCTTTACAGTTATTATCATTAACTTAGTTGGTGATGGTATTCAACGTGCGCTAAATGCGGGGACTGAATAATGCCGTTATTAGATATTCGCCATTTAACCATTGAGTTAGAGACACCACAAGGCATGGTAAAAGCGGTAGACCGTATGAGTCTAACCTTAAATGAAGGTGAAATTCGTGGTCTTGTGGGCGAGTCTGGCTCAGGAAAATCTCTTGTTGCTAAAGCCATTTTAGGCATTACTAAAGACAACTGGAAAATTAGCGCAGACCGCATGCGTTTAGGTAATATCGACTTATTAGCCCTATCACCTAAAGAAAGACGTCGCGTTATCGGGCGTGAAATGGCAATGATCTTCCAAGAGCCTTCTACCTGTCTCGATCCGTCAGAACAAGTGGGTAATCAATTAAAAGAAGCGATTCCTTCTAAATATTTTACCGGCAGTTGGTGGCAACGATGGAATTGGCGTACGAAAGGCGCAATCGCCCTACTCCACAAAGTTGGTATAAAAGATCATAAACGCATTATGAAATGCTATCCATACGAATTAACGGATGGTGAGTGTCAAAAAGTAATGATCGCAATGGCAATTGCCAACAAACCACGTATCTTAATTGCTGATGAACCAACCGATGAATTAGATGCGGTGACACAGTCACAAATATTCCGTCTACTAAGTCGAATGAATCAGGTTAATAACACGACAATTTTATTAATCAGTCATGACTTAATCACCCTCACCCAATGGGTAGATAGAATCACGGTGATGTATTGTGGCCAATCCGTTGAATCAGCTTGTCGTAAAGACATTCTTGAAGCACCAAAGCACCCATATACTATTGCATTACTACGTGCGATGCCTGATTTCAGCAAAGACGGGATCCCACATAAAGCCAAATTAGAATCGTTACCAGGTACAATTCCGCCGCTACAACATTTACCCATTGGTTGTCGACTTGGGCCTCGCTGTCCGTATGCACAACGTAAATGTGTTCAAGTACCAGAAAGACAAAAAGTAAAAGATCACAAATTTAGCTGCCATTTCCCATTAAATTTTGAGGAGAAGAAGAATGACTGCGCTTCTTGAGGTTACTGATCTTAAAAAAGACTATGTATTTCGTACTGGATTATTTCGTAAACAAGTACGTGAAGCCGTTAAACCTGTTAGCTTTTCTTTAGAAGCAGGACAAACTATTGGCTTTATTGGTGCTAATGGCTCTGGTAAATCAACACTTGCACGTATGCTAGCTGGAGTTGTTGAACCAACCTCTGGGATCATTAAAGTTAATGGTGAAGTATTAGATTACAAAGATTTTCAAACTCGCTGCAAACTGATTCGGATGATTTTCCAGGATCCAAACTCATCATTAAACCCTAGAATTCAAATTGGTCGTATTTTAGAAGGACCATTAAAACGTAATACCAGTATGTCACCAGAAGCTCGTCAACAGCGGGTAAAAGATACTTTATTACGAGTTGGCTTATTACCGGAACATGCATATTTCTATCCGCAAATGCTTGCAACAGGCCAAAAACAACGTGTTTGTTTGGCTCGAGCATTAATTCTTCAGCCATCAATTATCGTTGCTGATGAAGCTTTAAACGGCTTAGATATGGCAATGCGTTCTCAAATCATTAATTTGTTTTTGGAACTGCAACAAGAAATGGCCATTTCATTTATTTATGTATCACAACACATTGGTGTGGTGAAACATATTACCGACAAAGTAATGGTGATGCATGAGGGAGAAGTTGTTGAAAAAGGCTCAACACAAGAGATCTTTTCTAATCCTCAACATTCAATCACACAGCGTCTTTTAGAAAGCCATTTTGATGCTCCAACTCACGATAGAAAACAACGCATCAGCGCTGCGACACCAAAAATCGAATGCTAAAGGGTAATAATGAATAAAAAAGAAATAGTTAAAACCCAAAATATCACTATTGATTACAGCAGTTTAACTGTTGTAATCAATAGTACTAAAGAAGAAATAAAAATGAGCCTTAACGAAGCTAACTTATTATTTCTTCTTTATAGTAATCCAAATAGAATTTATACAAAAGATGAAATATACACACAATGTTGGAAAGATGGTTCCGTTGCAAATAGCGTCGTGACTCAGACAATATCATTGCTGAGGAAAAAATTCTTAACTCATAATATCTCAATCATCGATACAATAAAAAACAAAGGTTATAAATCAGGAGATCGTCTACTCGCAAAACCAATTAAAAGGTTCTATTTGCTCTTCTCTTCAGTGCTTATTCTTGTTTCCCTTTTCTTAATCTTCCCTATTTTCAAACAAGTAGCACCTAACTCAATAACGCAAAACCTTAATAAAGTATCAGATAATATATATATGTTATCCACATCTAAACCTATTGATATAGAAAAATTAAATATTCAATCTAATTACTTATACTTTTTGCATCTTGGTGAAGATAAGTTATCTTTATCTCAATGTTTATTTGTCGAACATAAATGTAATGATGTTACGAACAAAATTATTTTTCTAGAAACAAATGAAGATAACGTCGAAACACTAATAAATCAAAATCTTACGAGCAACTTGAAACAAGATAAGCACCCTGTCATTCAAAAAGATACCGATCAGGATGGTAATTTTAATCTTCATACTAATGTTCAATTTACATCAAATGATGATAAAGATTACATTGCATTTGCGACATATAATTTCTATTTTAATCTTCAAGAAGATAAAAGCTATGACTTAGATATGTCAATTAACATCTCAGAAACTGGATATAACGGGAAGTATACTTATTTTAGTGATTTTAAAGCTCAATTTGATAAAGATACCTTAATATCAAATGTCATTAATGAAGATGAACAAAGTAGCTTAATTCAGCATGGGCATATTGAAGATCAAACGAAGCTAAAAATGTTCCCCAAAACATTCAAAAACGACCATAAGTATAACTACCTGCACTTTTATATTATAGATAAAGGCTTCAGTCTTACTTATAGTGAACAACAAGATATTTCATTTATTGTTAAAGAGTTTTATTAAAAGGCACACCATAGCAGCATACCTTTGCTGCTATGGCATTTAGTTTACTTATTTCTTTGTATCTTCTTTTTTTGACGTTTGATTAAATGGAAAACAAAACACTTTATAAAGGAAATCCCTCTCTTCCACAGTTAAACCATTAGAAATAGACGCTTCTTTCTGAGGATCGCCTGTTTTTTTTGTATTACTTTTCATGAGCTTTATCTATTAAAGTGAAAAATTTAAGTTGCTCTACTTGTGATGTTGATAACTCAGATAACCTATCAGCGTTAGAGCTGATTTTATTCATTTCATTAATATTTTTATTAATGTTCTCCGTCATTAAATTAATACTTTCGCTTATAGATAAAATGGCCTGATTTTGCTCATTTGCAGCGGTCGCAACTTCTGTATTTGAGCAAGTTATCTCTTCTATTTCTTTCGATATATCAAGTAATTGTGAATTTGTTTTCTCCGTCATTTCTTGAGTTTCATTAATGATCTTGATTGATTTAGAAACAGATTCAACCACATCATTAGATGTACTTTGCAAGCGATCGATAACCTCTTGAATGGTTAATGTTGATTGTTGCGTTTTTGCAGCAAGCATCCTAACTTCATCAGCAACGACAGCAAAGCCTCGCCCACTCTCACCTGCTCTAGCCGCTTCAATCGCTGCATTTAATGCTAATAAATTAGTTTGGTCTGATATTGAATCTATAACCGTAATAACCTCACTAATTTGCTCTGATTGGACCTTTAATGACTCAACTTCTTGAGCGGTTAACCCCATTTGTTTCACTAACTCTTGACTTAACTGGCTGCTTACTGAAGCCGTATCTGAACCTGAGCGACTTAAATTCAATGCCTCTTTTGCTCTTTCATCTGCATTCATAGCAACGTGATCAACTTGAGTAGCTGCTGCCGATAATTCAGTAACAGCCGCTGCAATTAATTCAATCTGAGACTTTTCTTCTAATATATTCTTTTCATTCGTATTCATTAATACATTAAGGCTTAATGAAGACGTAGACACCTCTGAAGCAATATCACGTAGAGCATTCACTATCTGATGTAAATGATGTGCCGTTTTATCTGTATTTTAGCAAAGCTCAGCGACTTCATTACTGCCAATTAAGTTATTCAACTCATTCAGTTTTCCTTCAGAAAGAAACTCAATTTGATCCTTCAAGATCCTTATAGGCATCACAATCGTTCGAATCGTAATCCATGTAATCAACATGGTTAATAACGTAAAACAAATCATAGAAATAATAATCATTTGCTTGCTAGAAAAAACAAGCTCAATACTATCTTTTGATAAAGTACTGCTAATTTCATTAATCCTTGAACTTTGATTTTTAATCAAGTAATTAATGCTATTTTCAATTTTAAATAGATCCGATTTATTGTTATTTAGATTAGTAATTAACTCAGAAAATTGATGATAAATTGATTGTAAATTACTAATATTTAATTGTATTTTTCTTTTTGCATCACTTTGATGAATATCATCAATTACTTGGTTTATTTTGATAAATTCAGCATCAATAATCTCAAAATCTTCCTTATCTATATTAAAGTTATATAGCGAATTTAACTTTATCTGTAATATTTCAGATGAAGAGTACAGTGCCTCTTCCATTTCGATCCAATGATGTTGCTCATTATCCTTAACTTCTTTACTTAAAAGCTCTATTGAGTCACTTAGATAAGGTAACTTAGCCCATTCCGTTTGCATCTTTTTTGAAATGGTTTGATTCGACTCAATAATGTCTTTCATGTTTTCCAATAAAACAGAAACTTTGTTTAAATCAGTAATCAATTGCTGTGTTGTATGCTTTTGATCTTTAATCTTGTTGTGCTCTTCTTCAATATAATTGAAATCATAATTAATCAGTTCAATTTGTTCAAAAACATAATCATCCACATTTTCTAAGGCTTCTGGATTTGATAAAGAACGATTAATTTCACTAAATACCTGCAAAATTTTTGTTTCACTGCTAGATAGATGAGTCATTTCTTGCAAGCGAACATTTAGTACTTCTGAGTTCTTAACCGATTGATTCATCGCTGATGAAATGATCAACATAGATATAATCATAACCATAATAGCGAAAAGCGGAGGAAAGAGTATTTGATATCGTAGAGGGATATTCAGTAAGAAACGATTAATAGCATTCATATAATAACTCTATTTATGATTTAAAAGGGAGTCGGATTATATGGATACCAGTAGTCGTCTTCAAATGAACAAAAACAAAGGAAAAAGTAGTTAGTTATTTTAAATCAAATAGTTAAATCTAGTTATCCTTGTATATTTTAGAAGTTTTTAGGCATAAAAAAAGACAAGTGTAAATTTAAAGATTACACCTGTCTAATTCCTGATTTTTAATTGAGCTTTTAATTTGAAACTAAAATAGCTTTACTGTTCAATCCACTCTCTAAAGTTAAAATTAGCATCTGGGTAGGTTCTTCATTTAACTGCTCCCCTGTCCAGAAATCTCGCCAAATAGATGGCTGATCAGCAACAAGGGTATGTTCCATTGCTTCATCATCATAGTTAAATAGACAATGCAATTCATGCTGATGATTGAGTGTTAATGTGCAATGCTTATTACTCAATGAAGTAAACTGAGCCGCCTCTTGAGTTAAACGAAGACGAGACAAAATATTCTTCCATGTTTTCTTTGCGAACTTATTCAAATCTGGTAACGGATCACCAGACAATGCAAGTCCACCAGAAGCTAAAATCACATTTCGGTGAAATTCATAATATTTTCGTTCAGTCCCTTGATTAGACAATGAGATCAACGTGACACAATCAGGATCGATTTGCCACAATTTACGATGCTGCCAGCTACGGTAAAATGTCTCTTTTGCAATCTGTTCAAAACGTTGAGGGTTACGTTCGACATCATCAGAAACTCGCATTGCATCAACTAAACCCAACGATGGCCACATTGGCGCATTACAGCCAAGAACTAACGCATCACCAGCCCCATTTGTAATCGCTTGCATACCTAATCGATATGCCTCAATGCCCGTAATCCCAGATTGTATTCGCTTACCTTTTAGTGTTCCCCAGTAGTTAGCATCCAATTTAAACAGTTCTACTCCCCACTCTTCCTTCATGGTGTGGATAACCTCTGTTAAATGAATTTGAACTTCTTGTTTTGAAGTATCAAGGATATACCAAGGCGTACAACGCCAACCGCCATAAGTAATATCTTCTGCTTTTAATAATTCACCATTTTCGTGATGAACAAACCAATCTGGATGATTTTTAAAAATGTCTGATTCAGGCTGTGCAATAAATGGAGCTATCCAAATAGCCGGTTTCTTTCCTTTCGCTTTTATATCTTGTAAAAGCGCTTTGATGCCATTAGGAAATTTATCTGAAGGGGTTAACCAGTCTCCCATGAAGGCTTGATATCCATCATCAAGAAGCACCCACTCAAATTCAGAGTCTTTTTGGCACATAACCTCGACATTATCTAAGACATTTTTCTCTGTAACGTCTGCATAGTAGGCGTACCAGGAGCACCAGCCAATTGGAGCATCTTGTTTTACTCCTGGTCGAATTGGGTGCTGCTGTTGTACTTTGGCTGCATAAAGCTCATATAACTCAGCTAAAGAGTCAGCCTTAATAACCGTTAATGACTCCATTCGATTACTAGCCCAATCTTGCGGATGAGTAAATTCACCATCAAGAAATGCCATCACATTCATTGCTCCTTGATATTCATGTATCTCGAAATAACCAGCAAATCGATAACAAGAAGTAAAACCAAAGAGAGTAAATCCGTCTGATTGTTCAATCACTAAATAATTATAAAATCTTTTTTTTGCGCGATCCGAATAAATTCGATAACTAGGGCTATTATCAGGACAGCGGCCGATCTCTTGTGGTGAGTCGACTTTTCCGCCTGTCTGAGCAAGCATTTGAAAACCATCACCCAAAATTTTTGCATCGTGCTCTAATTGGGTTGGAAATTGCAGAATAAGATAATGATCATTAATTGGAAGATTATGAATACCTGAAAAATGCATCGATATTTGATCATTTTGGAATTCATAAATTAAATCGGTTTGTACCGGGATACTTTCTTGTCCACATAAGAAAAATAGTGGGTTCATCATTCACTTCCTAGTGTTGACTGCTGTATTAACTAAAATCAGATAATTCTGTAATTTGCATAGAATACTACTATTAAGAATACAATCAACAAGAACAAATAAAAGTGAAAGTCTTGATGGTTATTAGTATTAATTATATGAATTACATCAACAATAGAGAGTGGTTATTTTACTTTTTTAGGTAGCCTTACCCCATCAAATTTAGCGTTAATTATTACAGTTCAAGCTCAAATATAATTAATATATATTCGATTTCTTCGTCTGTAAGCCCTAAAGCCAGCAATGATTCTTTGCTAACAGTCGTAATATAATCGTTGTTTATATTATTCATAATGATTCCAAAGAATGTTAATCAATAAGATGAGGAGCAGACAACCTTGGCTGCCTGCTCGGTTTTCGTTATAATTTGAAGAACAATAATTGCTCTCTTTGATTCTCTGATAACTCTGACAAGTGTTGACTTGCTTGAGTTGACTCTTTGATCCCTTCAACATTTTGACTGATAGTCTCAGTGATCATATTTACATTTTCGCTAATAGATTCAATTGCACGGTTTTGTTCATTAGCTGCTGTAGCCATCTCTGAATTCGTAACAGAAATGAGCTCAATTGACTCTGAGATATTAAGCAATTGATTATTTGTATCAATGCTCATTTGAGCTGTTTGATGAATCATGTCTATCGATTGATTTACTGATTCAACAACATTCAATGATTTTTGTTGTAGCTCATTAATGATATTTTGAATGTTCTGAGTTGATTGCTGTGTCTTTGCCGCTAATACACGAACTTCATCTGCAACAACCGCGAATCCACGACCACTTTCCCCAGCTCGTGCCGCCTCTATCGCCGCATTCAGAGCAAGTAAGTTCGTTTGTTCAGAGATTGAATCAATCACTGTAATAACTTCGCTAATACGATCGGTCTGATCTTTAAGTATCATCACCTCGCCAGAGGTTGCATCCATTTGAGAAGCTAAATCTTGGCTTAATTTTACGCCTTCAGAAGCAGAACGAGCGCCATCACGGCTCATCGTCAATACTTCTTTTGCTTTCGCATCTGCTTGGTTAGCAGATTCATCTACCTGATTTGCGGATGCAGCTAATTGCGTAATTGCAGTTGCGATCAAATCAACCTGAGATTTTTGATCTGAGGCATTAGCTTCACTTTGTACCATGATTGCTGCTAGTTCTGTTGATGAAGAAGAGACTTCCTCTCCAACATTTCGTAGATTACTTATCATTTCTTGCAAACGAATGACAGTGCCGTCAGTATTTTTACATAGCTCACCAATTTCATTATCACTTGATTGCTCATTTAATGAGTCTAAGCGACCTTCTGAAATATCAGACATTTGTTTCTGCAGTATTAAAATCGGTCTTGTCACTATTTGCGCAATAAATATTCCGATAATCAACGAAATAATAACTGTAATCGTAATTGCCATTAATAATAGATTCTGGCTTTCTGATATTAATTGCATGTTATGATCTGAAATTTTTCCATTCATTTCAGTTAAACGATTTTTCTCATCATTTAGCTCTTGATAAATAAGACTACCAAGTTCAGTCAATGCTTTCTTATTTTTATTAATATCAGCCGTTGCATTCCATAAAGACATATTTAATTCTGATTGAACCTTAAATGCGGCAACCAGAATCTCTTTCGCTTTTTTATTTTCTAACGGTGCAATTAATTTTGCTAGTGCTTCAAAATCTTTCTCAACAAGTTCAATTCTTGGTGTCTTACTTACTGATGTATATAAATCATCATTAAATAAAGACGTCATTTGAATTTCAATTTTAGCAGCTCGACTATAAACCTCAGGAACAACCTTGCTCCAATACTGCTTTGATTCTTCACTTTGAGATGCCGTGAAAATTAGTTCACTTGCTTGTTGAATAGGCGTTGTTAAATACAGTGAATTACCCCATTCCTCTATTTTCGCATCATTTGATTTAGAAATGTTTTCAGCATATTTTTTATAGCTATTAAGCTGTGAAATCAGAACGTTGACTTCAGTTTGAAGTTGTTCTGGTGTTTTCACCGCCGCTTTCATTTCTTGTAATTTACGCTGTTCCTCTACCATGCTTTTAAAATTAGCACTGAGTTCAGCAGAAATTCCATCAAAATCAATTGATTTTAATAGTTCATAATTAGTGAAGCCTGAAGACACGCTTAATCGTAAGAAAAGAAGACGTGATTCTGCAATTGAAACGTTGCTCAATTGAAGGCTACGGTGATCAGAAATCTGAACATTTCGGTTTGTTGACTCTAATTTAGAGTTAACCAGATAAATCGCTACCACCATGACTATAATGGTTGCTAATACAGGGACTAATATTTGATATTTTGTTTTTAGATTAGTTAATAATTTGTGTGACATTCTTGCTATATCCTGCACATTTCACGCAGTGTGAAATTTCGGCGAGAGAATAATACAAGTTTATGATTTCTCATAGAGAAATAACGCGAGTTTAGAAAAAAAACGATATTAGATAAGTCTTGTGAATGTATTATTTGATTATCAATTTAACTTGAATATATATATTATAAATCATGAATTATATATATAAAAAAAGCACCTAAATTAGGTGCTTTTTAATATTATTTATTATTATGATTACTCAATAATAATTGGACCACCGAATGACGTTACTGGTGGAACTTTACCTGTGAACTTCTCATAATCAACCAAACATGTGTTTGCAGATGTCGCCTGAGCTAGCTCAGATGATGGAATATCTTGCGTTAATGTGTTTGGATCACCGTAAGTACAAATAGCACCTACTTTCTCGTTCAATGGACCGTACCATGCACCTTCTTCAATACGGATAACACCACGTGGGTAGCTATCAGTTAGAACAGCACCAGCTAGTAGTTGACCACGATCGTTAAATACGCGTACTAAATCACCATCTTTGATGCCTTTTTCTTTAGCATCTTGTGGGTTTAAGTATACCGGCTCACGACCTTGAACTGTGTAAGTTGCACGGAACTCTTCTGAATCACACATTTGTGAGTGCAGACGTTTGTCAGGGTGACAAGATTGCATCCAGAATGGGTGTTTCTTAGAACCAGGACCACCATGTGAACGTTCTGATTTTTCGAACCACATTGGGTGACCTTGACAGTGCTCATAACCGAAACGTTCAATCTTACGACTTGAAATTTCGATGAAGCCTGATGGTGTACCTAATGCGTTAACTTCAGGATCTTCACGGAACGCAGCATGACGTACCCATGGCTTACCTTCACCGAAATCTAGAACGCCTTTTTCCCAGAACTCATCAAACTCAGGCATTTCAAATTTGCCTTCATTCGCTGTGCGACATTCAGCATAAAGTGAACGAACCCACTCCATTTCATCCATACCACGAGTGTATTCTTTATGACGGCCAAAACGACGTGTTAGCTCAGTCATGATCTCGAAGTCTGATTTTGATTGATACAGAGGATCAACCAGTTTATGCATTGCAATTAGACCACGAGCAGAGTATGAACCGTATTGGTCAATATCATTACGTTCCCATTGCGTACACGCTGGTAGCACGATGTCTGAGAAACGACATGTTGCAGTCCAAGTGAAATCAATTGTTACAACCGTTTGAAGTTTTTGGAACGCTTTCTTCATACGGTTACGATCTTGGTGGTGATGCCAAGGGTTATTACCAGAAATAACCATCATTTTGAAATCAGGTAATACAACTTTAGAACCGTTGTAACGGATCTCTTTACCTGGTTCTAATAGACAGTCGATCCAACGAGCAACAGGAATTGTGCTGCTGTAACCGTTGTAGTCATTGTTATTCCACTTAGGCTCATGACCTTGGTCCACGTTACGTGGGAAACCACCAGGACCAGAGAAGCCTGTTGATGGAACACCAACACTTGAGTAGTGGTGACTGTAAGATACACCACCGCCAGCTAGACCGATTTGACCAGTCATTGCTGATAGAACTGTACCCATCCAGTATGGTTGTTCACCGTGTTGTTGACGTTGAATACACCAGCCAAATAGGATCTGTGTACGACCAGTAGACATCATTTTCGCGAATTCACGAATTTGCTCTGGTGAAACACCACAGATTTCAGCAGCCCACTCAGGAGTTTTAACTACTTTATCTTTAGTCTCACCTAGTACGTATTGCATGAACTCATCAAAACCTAAACAGTAAGTTTCGATGAACTTCTTATCGTACATGTCTTCTGTGTATAGCGTATACGCTACAGCCAGCATGAACGCCACATCAGATTGTGGGTTAATGTACATGTGGTCATTCTGTAAGTAACGCTGTGTTTTGTTCTTAACCGGGTCAACAGAAAGTACGTTGATCTCACCTTTCGCTACTTTTTCTTTAAGTTGCTCAAGATATTCGTAAGATTCATGAGTTTCACAGTTCCAACCTACTTGTAAGTTTTTAACTGGATCCGTTGCCCATAAGATAATGTTGTCTGAGTGTTTTAGGATCTCAGACCAAGATGTACCTTGTGCGTAAACTTCTGTAGAACCAAGTACGTATGGCATGATCGTTTGACCAGCACCCGTAGAGTAGTCACCTACTTTCTTGATGAAGTTACCGTGCATACCAACGGCACGTTGCATTTGAGCTGTACAGTTGTGGAAAGAACCTGTTTGGTTCCAACCTGTTTGACCTGCGTGTAGAGCCCATGGACCGTAGTCTTTTTGAACGCGCTCTAATTCACGGTAGAAAAGGTCTAGTGCTTCATCCCAAGTTACACGGATAAAACGGTTGTTACCACGAGTCTCAGCTGAGTACTTGTGTTTTTTCAACCAATCAAGACGAACCATTGGGTAACGTACACGACTTGGGCTGTAGATAATACCTTTGATACCATTCAACATATCTGTTGGGTATTTATCTAATTCAATTGCTTTAAGCTCTTGAACTTTACCACCGTAGATGTGTGCACGGAATGCACCCCAGTGTGAACCAGACGTACGCCATGTACCTGTAGTTTCAGCTGCATTTGCTTTTGAAGACATTAGTAGGCTTGGACCTACTAAAGATACTGCACTTGTTGTTGCAACACCTTTTAGAAAACTTCTTCTGCTAATAGACATATTCTATCTACTCCAATTAATTCTTAGTGTTTTTCGTCAGAAAAATCTGAAGAGTGTTTTTGTAGGTATTTCAATACAAGTGACTTGCTGTCTGTATCGAAGTTAACGAATGCCATCATACCGTCAAACATACCAGGCCATGTGTTTGAATCGAAGTGTGCTTCTGCTGGCTGTGTGTGACATACAGAACAGTTAGTTTTGTATGATTCTTCAGCTTTCTGCCAAACCGTTGTGTAATCAGGCATGAAGTCTTCTTTCTTCATCCATAGATTCACAGTAACACGCTGCCAAGGTAGACCTGTTAATTCATCTTCTTTAGTTTCAAATTTCTGAACAAATTTGTCGTTTTGAGATACGCTCTTAAGTAAAGAACCTACAGCGATGTTCATACCAAAATCTTCTTGGATAACACGACCGAAGCCTTTAACTTTACGCCAACCGTCGATAGCAACTTTCATCGCATCACCTTTCTCTTCAAGTACAGTTACTTGAGATGCTGGGTTTAATAAACCAGCTTCAACAGTTAGTTTTTCATCTTCATACATTGGTAAGTGACGAACAGAAACGTAAGTTTGGCCATCTTCATACTTAGTATTGCCCGCAAGTTGAGTTAACTCGCTGATCATGCCACCAGAGCTGTCCATGTTTGCTGGAAGTTTGTGTGCGATACCTTTGTGACAGTCAACACAGCTTTGATCTCGTTCTTTTGCACCTTGCATTTGAATACGAGCCGTTGGCTGCATTTTAGAGAAATCCATGCCGTCGTAGTCGTGACAGTTACGACATTCAAGAGATTTGTTTGCGCTAAAGCGATCCCACTCGTGTTG
The window above is part of the Aliivibrio fischeri ATCC 7744 = JCM 18803 = DSM 507 genome. Proteins encoded here:
- the torA gene encoding trimethylamine-N-oxide reductase TorA; protein product: MSISRRSFLKGVATTSAVSLVGPSLLMSSKANAAETTGTWRTSGSHWGAFRAHIYGGKVQELKAIELDKYPTDMLNGIKGIIYSPSRVRYPMVRLDWLKKHKYSAETRGNNRFIRVTWDEALDLFYRELERVQKDYGPWALHAGQTGWNQTGSFHNCTAQMQRAVGMHGNFIKKVGDYSTGAGQTIMPYVLGSTEVYAQGTSWSEILKHSDNIILWATDPVKNLQVGWNCETHESYEYLEQLKEKVAKGEINVLSVDPVKNKTQRYLQNDHMYINPQSDVAFMLAVAYTLYTEDMYDKKFIETYCLGFDEFMQYVLGETKDKVVKTPEWAAEICGVSPEQIREFAKMMSTGRTQILFGWCIQRQQHGEQPYWMGTVLSAMTGQIGLAGGGVSYSHHYSSVGVPSTGFSGPGGFPRNVDQGHEPKWNNNDYNGYSSTIPVARWIDCLLEPGKEIRYNGSKVVLPDFKMMVISGNNPWHHHQDRNRMKKAFQKLQTVVTIDFTWTATCRFSDIVLPACTQWERNDIDQYGSYSARGLIAMHKLVDPLYQSKSDFEIMTELTRRFGRHKEYTRGMDEMEWVRSLYAECRTANEGKFEMPEFDEFWEKGVLDFGEGKPWVRHAAFREDPEVNALGTPSGFIEISSRKIERFGYEHCQGHPMWFEKSERSHGGPGSKKHPFWMQSCHPDKRLHSQMCDSEEFRATYTVQGREPVYLNPQDAKEKGIKDGDLVRVFNDRGQLLAGAVLTDSYPRGVIRIEEGAWYGPLNEKVGAICTYGDPNTLTQDIPSSELAQATSANTCLVDYEKFTGKVPPVTSFGGPIIIE
- the torC gene encoding pentaheme c-type cytochrome TorC: MMSLLKKAWAVFARPSVHISLGVLTLGGFVAGVIFWGGFNTALEATNTEEFCVSCHADNIAPEYAGTIHDKNRSGVRATCPDCHVPHDWTSKIARKMQASKEVFAHVFGFIDTPEKFEERRIILAQHEWDRFSANKSLECRNCHDYDGMDFSKMQPTARIQMQGAKERDQSCVDCHKGIAHKLPANMDSSGGMISELTQLAGNTKYEDGQTYVSVRHLPMYEDEKLTVEAGLLNPASQVTVLEEKGDAMKVAIDGWRKVKGFGRVIQEDFGMNIAVGSLLKSVSQNDKFVQKFETKEDELTGLPWQRVTVNLWMKKEDFMPDYTTVWQKAEESYKTNCSVCHTQPAEAHFDSNTWPGMFDGMMAFVNFDTDSKSLVLKYLQKHSSDFSDEKH